A part of Quatrionicoccus australiensis genomic DNA contains:
- the thrS gene encoding threonine--tRNA ligase: protein MPDIKLPDGSIRSFEQPVTIAEVAASIGAGLARAALGGKVNGELVDTSYLIEQNVDLAIVTDKDPEGLELIRHSTAHLLAYAVKELFPEAQVTIGPVIENGFYYDFAYKRPFTPDDLVAIEKRMAELAKKDIPVSREVWSRDDAVNFFLGLGEKYKAELIGAIPADQQVSLYREGDFIDLCRGPHVPTTAKLKVFKLMKVAGAYWRGDHRNEQLQRIYGTAWAKKEDLDAYLHMLEEAEKRDHRRLGKQFDLFHMQDEAPGLVFWHPKGWAIWQEIESYMRAVYRNNGYQEVRCPQILDKSLWEKSGHWEHYKDNMFTTSSENRDYAVKPMNCPGHVQVFNAGLRSYRELPLRYGEFGSCHRNEPAGALHGLMRVRGFVQDDGHIFCTEDQIEAEVTAFNALVKKVYADFGFNDVAVKLALRPESRVGSDEVWDKAEEALRAGLRASGLEWTELPGEGAFYGPKIEFHIKDAIGRSWQCGTMQVDFSMPGRLGAEYVAADDTRKVPVMLHRAILGSLERFIGILIENFSGALPMWLAPTQAVVLNISEKQADYAAEVAQKLHRAGFRAEADLRNEKITYKIREHSLNRLPYQLVVGDKEKADGLVAVRTRGGQDLGQMSVDDLIKQLQNEVAARSGTA from the coding sequence ATGCCTGATATCAAACTGCCTGATGGTTCCATCCGCTCCTTTGAACAGCCGGTAACGATCGCCGAAGTGGCGGCGAGTATCGGTGCCGGTCTGGCGCGCGCTGCGCTTGGCGGCAAGGTTAATGGTGAACTGGTTGATACCTCTTACCTGATCGAGCAAAACGTCGATCTGGCTATCGTGACCGACAAGGATCCGGAAGGGCTGGAATTGATCCGCCACTCGACGGCGCACTTGCTGGCCTATGCGGTAAAGGAGTTGTTCCCGGAGGCGCAGGTGACGATCGGTCCGGTCATCGAAAACGGCTTCTACTATGACTTCGCCTACAAGCGCCCGTTTACGCCGGATGACCTGGTTGCCATCGAAAAGCGCATGGCCGAACTGGCCAAAAAGGATATTCCGGTCAGTCGCGAAGTCTGGTCGCGCGACGATGCGGTCAATTTCTTCCTTGGCCTGGGTGAGAAATACAAGGCTGAATTGATTGGCGCCATTCCGGCCGATCAGCAGGTGTCGCTCTATCGTGAAGGCGATTTCATCGATCTTTGCCGCGGTCCGCACGTCCCGACCACGGCCAAGCTCAAGGTTTTCAAGTTGATGAAGGTGGCCGGCGCCTACTGGCGCGGCGATCATCGCAACGAACAGTTGCAGCGCATCTACGGCACGGCCTGGGCCAAGAAGGAAGATCTCGACGCCTATCTGCACATGCTGGAGGAGGCGGAAAAACGCGATCACCGCCGCCTCGGCAAGCAGTTCGACCTGTTCCACATGCAGGACGAGGCGCCGGGTCTGGTTTTCTGGCACCCCAAGGGCTGGGCGATCTGGCAGGAAATCGAAAGCTACATGCGCGCCGTCTATCGCAACAACGGGTACCAGGAAGTGCGCTGTCCGCAGATCCTCGACAAATCGTTGTGGGAAAAGTCCGGTCACTGGGAGCATTACAAGGACAACATGTTCACGACTTCGTCGGAAAATCGCGATTACGCGGTCAAGCCGATGAACTGTCCGGGTCATGTCCAGGTCTTCAATGCCGGTCTGCGCTCCTATCGTGAGCTGCCGTTGCGTTATGGCGAGTTCGGTTCCTGTCACCGTAACGAGCCGGCTGGTGCCTTGCATGGCCTGATGCGCGTGCGCGGCTTTGTGCAGGATGATGGTCACATCTTCTGTACGGAAGACCAGATCGAAGCCGAAGTGACGGCCTTCAATGCGCTGGTCAAGAAAGTTTATGCCGATTTTGGCTTCAACGATGTTGCCGTCAAGCTTGCGCTGCGTCCGGAAAGTCGTGTCGGTAGCGACGAGGTGTGGGACAAGGCGGAAGAGGCGCTGCGCGCCGGCTTGCGTGCCTCCGGTCTGGAGTGGACGGAATTGCCGGGTGAGGGCGCCTTCTATGGTCCGAAGATCGAATTCCATATCAAGGATGCGATCGGCCGTTCGTGGCAGTGCGGCACGATGCAGGTCGATTTTTCGATGCCGGGTCGTCTGGGGGCAGAGTATGTCGCAGCTGACGATACGCGCAAGGTGCCGGTCATGTTGCACCGCGCCATTCTCGGTTCGCTTGAGCGTTTCATTGGCATCCTGATCGAGAACTTCTCCGGTGCGCTGCCGATGTGGCTGGCGCCGACGCAGGCGGTGGTGCTGAATATTTCCGAAAAGCAGGCCGATTACGCTGCTGAAGTCGCGCAAAAGCTACACCGTGCGGGCTTTCGCGCTGAAGCAGATTTGCGTAACGAGAAAATAACCTATAAAATCCGCGAACATAGCTTGAACCGGCTGCCTTATCAGCTCGTTGTGGGCGATAAGGAAAAAGCGGACGGACTGGTGGCCGTGCGGACTCGCGGTGGTCAGGATCTCGGACAGATGTCCGTGGATGATCTGATCAAGCAGCTTCAGAACGAAGTTGCGGCGCGTAGTGGCACGGCTTAA
- a CDS encoding SlyX family protein, producing the protein MESRITDLEIKISYTEDLVDELNRIVYRQQQQIDLLANEIKNLREQMQSAQPNETRSLRDELPPHY; encoded by the coding sequence GTGGAATCCAGAATCACCGATCTTGAGATCAAGATCAGCTACACCGAAGATCTCGTCGACGAACTGAACCGCATCGTCTATCGCCAGCAACAACAGATCGACCTGCTCGCCAACGAGATCAAGAACCTGCGCGAACAGATGCAATCGGCCCAGCCCAACGAGACGCGCAGCCTGCGCGACGAACTGCCGCCGCACTACTGA
- a CDS encoding DHHA1 domain-containing protein, with product MPCIIYHADCLDGFGAAYAAWRHFGDAAEYLPMHHGQPCEMGKIAGQDVFILDFSFSPEVLQEFAGTAKSVTQIDHHLSARKAWSGLLQAGADGRHSYQHPELPLQVIFDLDKSGARLAWEYFHPTTALPLALAHIEDQDMWRFALPGTRAFCRALRQQPFEFSNWDEILQATADSNTARYHSLLEQGVAIESFFANEIERLANSALRMPARLRAEPIDALQAVRHDQPTLSNGEQSWLAVSGIAINANALFASELGNRLAEQSGTFGLIWQLAGDGEAKVSLRSKGDFDVAAIAQRYDGGGHRNAAGFRLPAGQFFTEILALGDQE from the coding sequence GTGCCCTGCATCATTTACCACGCCGACTGCCTGGACGGCTTTGGCGCCGCCTATGCCGCCTGGCGGCATTTCGGCGATGCTGCCGAATATTTGCCCATGCACCACGGTCAACCGTGCGAAATGGGCAAAATTGCCGGGCAGGACGTCTTCATCCTCGACTTTTCCTTCTCCCCCGAGGTGCTGCAGGAGTTTGCCGGGACGGCAAAGTCGGTGACCCAGATCGACCACCATCTGTCCGCCCGCAAGGCCTGGAGCGGATTGCTGCAAGCCGGCGCAGACGGCAGACACAGCTACCAGCACCCCGAGCTGCCGCTGCAGGTGATTTTCGACCTCGACAAATCGGGCGCCCGGTTGGCCTGGGAATACTTCCACCCGACTACCGCCCTGCCGCTCGCCCTCGCCCACATCGAAGACCAGGACATGTGGCGCTTTGCCCTGCCCGGCACGCGCGCCTTTTGCCGCGCCCTGCGCCAGCAGCCATTCGAATTCTCAAACTGGGACGAGATCCTGCAAGCAACCGCAGACAGCAACACGGCGCGCTATCACAGCCTGCTCGAACAGGGTGTAGCCATTGAGTCCTTCTTCGCCAACGAGATCGAACGCCTCGCCAACAGCGCGCTGCGGATGCCGGCCCGCCTGCGCGCCGAGCCGATCGATGCATTGCAGGCGGTGCGTCACGACCAGCCAACACTGAGCAACGGTGAGCAAAGCTGGCTGGCCGTCAGCGGCATCGCGATCAACGCCAATGCCCTGTTCGCCTCGGAGCTGGGCAACCGGCTGGCGGAACAGAGCGGCACTTTCGGCCTGATCTGGCAACTCGCCGGCGATGGCGAAGCCAAGGTGTCCTTGCGCTCAAAAGGCGACTTCGACGTTGCTGCAATCGCGCAGCGCTATGACGGCGGCGGACATCGCAACGCGGCCGGTTTTCGCCTGCCGGCCGGACAATTCTTCACGGAGATCCTGGCGCTCGGCGACCAGGAATAA
- a CDS encoding bestrophin family protein yields the protein MIIRPRHHWFRLLFVWRGSVLPNIVGRLALVLAVSVASVLSREWWMNAHANSALSIPPFTLMGVALAIFLGFRNSVSYERFWEARRQWGNILVAARSLVRQVVSVLPGESHAAFRLQLVRAVSAFAFALKHQLRQTDAAADLALRLDAPALAEVVAARFQPQIVLLQLANWLADEQRRGNLSEMEWLALDKSLSVLGETSGACERIASTPIPYTYRVLMNRTVMVYCLLLPVGLATSIGWLTPLIATFVAYTFLALEIIGEQIEEPFGTEPNDLALDALCHTIEYSVCEMAGLAPLGEAPVAHDYVLN from the coding sequence ATGATCATTCGCCCTCGCCATCACTGGTTTCGTCTGCTCTTCGTCTGGCGCGGTTCGGTCCTGCCGAATATTGTCGGGCGCCTGGCGCTGGTGCTTGCCGTCTCCGTTGCCAGTGTGCTGAGCCGCGAGTGGTGGATGAACGCGCATGCCAATTCGGCCTTGAGCATCCCGCCATTTACCTTGATGGGCGTGGCGCTGGCGATCTTTCTCGGCTTTCGCAACTCGGTCAGTTACGAGCGCTTCTGGGAGGCGCGCCGGCAGTGGGGCAATATCCTGGTCGCGGCGCGTTCGCTGGTGCGCCAGGTGGTCAGCGTCCTGCCCGGCGAATCGCATGCTGCCTTTCGCCTGCAACTGGTGCGCGCTGTGTCGGCCTTTGCTTTTGCACTCAAGCACCAGTTGCGGCAGACCGATGCTGCCGCCGATCTGGCGCTGCGTCTCGATGCGCCGGCGCTGGCCGAAGTGGTTGCGGCCAGATTCCAGCCGCAAATCGTCTTGCTGCAACTTGCCAACTGGCTGGCCGACGAACAGCGGCGTGGCAACTTGTCGGAGATGGAATGGCTGGCCCTCGACAAGAGTCTGAGCGTCCTCGGTGAGACCTCCGGTGCCTGCGAGCGCATCGCCAGTACGCCGATCCCTTATACCTATCGCGTTCTGATGAATCGCACGGTCATGGTCTATTGCCTGTTGCTGCCGGTCGGGCTGGCGACCAGTATTGGCTGGCTGACGCCGCTGATCGCGACCTTCGTCGCCTACACCTTCCTGGCGCTGGAAATCATCGGCGAGCAGATCGAGGAGCCGTTCGGAACCGAACCGAATGACCTGGCGCTCGATGCGCTGTGCCACACCATTGAATACTCGGTTTGCGAGATGGCGGGCCTGGCGCCGCTCGGCGAAGCGCCGGTTGCGCACGACTACGTGTTGAACTGA
- the hpnC gene encoding squalene synthase HpnC — protein MPVEHYENFPVASLLVPARLRRPIEVIYRFARSADDIADEGDATPDQRLAALAAYQAELDRIASGQPPKTVLFVDLAGVIAQHALPIQLFRDLLDAFAQDVVKKRYADYPELLDYCRRSANPVGRLVLHLFGRTEPEHLEQSDCICSALQLINFWQDVAVDWQKDRVYIPQTDLPHFRISEADIAAGRWSANWAALMDFEIDRASRLMQLGAPLVHALPGRLGWEIRLTVQGGLRILERLRQVRGDVFHRRPKLGKADWLVLAVRAFRM, from the coding sequence ATGCCCGTCGAACATTACGAAAACTTCCCGGTTGCCTCACTGCTCGTGCCAGCCCGCCTGCGCCGGCCGATCGAGGTCATCTACCGCTTTGCGCGCAGCGCCGACGACATCGCCGACGAAGGCGATGCGACGCCGGACCAGCGCCTGGCCGCCCTCGCCGCCTATCAGGCCGAGCTCGACCGGATCGCCAGCGGTCAACCGCCGAAAACTGTCCTTTTTGTCGATCTCGCTGGCGTCATCGCGCAGCACGCACTGCCCATCCAGCTTTTCCGCGACCTGCTCGACGCCTTTGCGCAGGATGTCGTCAAGAAACGCTACGCCGACTACCCGGAACTGCTCGACTACTGCCGCCGCTCGGCCAACCCGGTCGGCCGCCTGGTGCTGCACCTGTTCGGGCGCACCGAACCGGAACACCTGGAGCAGTCGGACTGCATCTGCAGTGCGCTGCAGTTGATCAATTTCTGGCAGGACGTCGCGGTCGACTGGCAAAAAGACCGTGTTTACATCCCGCAGACCGATCTGCCGCATTTCAGGATCAGCGAAGCCGACATCGCCGCCGGACGCTGGTCGGCCAACTGGGCGGCCCTGATGGATTTCGAGATCGACCGCGCCAGCCGCCTGATGCAGCTTGGTGCGCCACTCGTCCACGCCCTGCCCGGCCGGCTCGGCTGGGAAATCCGCCTGACCGTGCAGGGCGGGCTGCGCATCCTCGAACGCCTGCGCCAGGTGCGCGGCGACGTTTTCCACCGCCGACCCAAGCTCGGCAAGGCGGACTGGCTGGTTCTCGCCGTCCGCGCCTTTAGAATGTGA
- the hpnD gene encoding presqualene diphosphate synthase HpnD produces the protein MSPEQYCQEKCASSGSSFYYSFLFLPQERRRAIMALYAFCREVDDVVDECNDISLASTKLTWWRQEIERVADGQPQHPVGQALQAVNRDFNLPKEQLLEIIDGMEMDLQQTRYLDFKGLSLYCYRVASVVGLLAAAIFGYQDRQTQKYAHDLGMAFQLTNIIRDVGEDARRGRIYIPMDELKRFNVPAADILNAKYSDNFTALMQFQTERAEQYYAQAFALLPAVDRKNQRPGLIMAAIYRTLLDEIRRENFQVLHQRISLTPVRKIWIACKTWIAG, from the coding sequence ATGAGCCCCGAACAATATTGCCAGGAGAAGTGCGCGAGCAGCGGCTCCTCCTTCTACTACAGCTTCCTCTTCCTGCCGCAGGAACGCCGGCGCGCCATCATGGCGCTCTATGCCTTCTGCCGCGAGGTCGATGACGTCGTCGACGAATGCAACGACATCTCGCTCGCCTCGACCAAGCTCACCTGGTGGCGCCAGGAAATCGAACGCGTCGCCGACGGCCAGCCGCAACACCCGGTCGGCCAGGCGCTGCAGGCGGTCAACCGCGACTTCAACCTGCCCAAGGAACAGTTGCTGGAAATCATCGACGGCATGGAGATGGACCTGCAACAGACGCGCTACCTCGACTTCAAGGGCCTGTCGCTCTACTGCTACCGCGTCGCCAGTGTCGTCGGCCTGCTCGCCGCCGCGATCTTCGGCTACCAGGACCGCCAGACGCAGAAGTACGCGCACGATCTCGGCATGGCTTTCCAGCTCACCAACATCATCCGCGACGTCGGCGAAGATGCCCGGCGCGGCCGCATCTACATCCCGATGGACGAGTTGAAGCGCTTCAACGTGCCGGCCGCCGACATTCTCAATGCCAAATATTCGGACAATTTCACGGCCCTGATGCAGTTCCAGACCGAGCGCGCCGAGCAGTATTACGCCCAGGCTTTTGCCCTGTTGCCGGCCGTCGACCGCAAGAACCAGCGGCCCGGCCTGATCATGGCGGCGATTTATCGCACCCTGCTCGACGAAATCCGCCGCGAGAACTTCCAGGTCCTGCACCAGCGCATTTCGCTGACGCCGGTGCGCAAGATCTGGATCGCCTGCAAGACCTGGATCGCCGGCTAA
- the hpnE gene encoding hydroxysqualene dehydroxylase HpnE yields the protein MNVAVIGGGWAGLAAAVELTAGGAATTLFEAGRVLGGRARSATIDGRELDNGQHILLGAYSETLALMRQVGTDPDTLLERRPLQVRDNSGFRMALPRLPAPLNLAWGLLAARGVGFAEKLRTALWMDGIKRRQFRLETDTTVAAWLDAAGQTGALRRHLWEPLCLAALNTPAARASAQLFANVLRDSLGSPRRADTDLLLPRANLGRLLPEPAAAWLQAQGAEIRLQTRVDRLETTSDGVLVDGQPFAGVVIACAAQHVAKLWPEAATAYDYEPIATVYLQFSPETRLDFPLVSQLGNHSQWVVDRQGGLLACILSGHGDWEALTDEALTDKLESELKLATKASWRKVIREKRATFSGRPDIARPASTTSHPAVFLAGDYTWADYPATLEGAVRSGRRAAQHLLKI from the coding sequence ATGAACGTCGCGGTCATCGGCGGCGGCTGGGCGGGCCTCGCGGCAGCGGTCGAACTGACCGCGGGCGGCGCCGCCACGACACTGTTCGAAGCCGGCCGCGTGCTTGGCGGACGGGCGCGCAGCGCAACGATAGATGGGCGCGAACTCGACAACGGCCAGCACATCCTGCTCGGCGCCTACAGCGAAACGCTGGCCCTGATGCGCCAGGTCGGCACCGACCCCGACACCCTGCTCGAACGCCGGCCACTGCAGGTGCGCGACAACAGCGGCTTTCGCATGGCGCTGCCGCGTCTGCCGGCACCGCTCAACCTGGCCTGGGGCCTGCTCGCGGCGCGCGGCGTCGGTTTTGCGGAAAAACTGCGCACCGCGCTGTGGATGGACGGCATCAAGCGCAGGCAATTCCGGCTAGAAACCGACACCACGGTTGCCGCCTGGCTCGATGCCGCCGGCCAGACCGGCGCGCTGCGCCGCCACCTGTGGGAACCGCTCTGCCTCGCGGCGCTCAATACGCCGGCCGCGCGCGCCTCGGCACAACTTTTCGCCAACGTCCTGCGCGACAGCCTGGGCAGCCCGCGCCGCGCCGATACCGACCTGCTGCTGCCGCGTGCCAATCTCGGCCGCCTGCTGCCGGAACCGGCCGCCGCCTGGCTGCAGGCGCAGGGCGCTGAAATTCGCCTGCAAACGCGCGTCGACCGCCTGGAAACCACCAGCGATGGCGTTCTTGTCGACGGCCAGCCTTTCGCCGGCGTCGTCATCGCCTGCGCGGCGCAGCATGTCGCCAAGCTCTGGCCAGAAGCGGCAACCGCTTACGACTACGAGCCGATCGCCACGGTCTACCTGCAATTCAGCCCGGAAACGCGGCTCGATTTTCCGCTCGTCAGCCAACTGGGAAATCACAGTCAGTGGGTCGTCGACCGCCAGGGCGGACTACTCGCCTGCATCCTGAGCGGCCATGGCGACTGGGAGGCACTGACTGACGAGGCGCTCACCGACAAACTGGAAAGCGAGCTCAAGCTCGCCACAAAGGCCAGCTGGCGCAAGGTGATCCGCGAAAAACGGGCAACTTTTTCCGGTCGACCGGATATCGCCCGCCCCGCCAGCACGACCAGCCATCCCGCCGTTTTCCTCGCCGGCGACTACACCTGGGCCGATTACCCGGCGACACTGGAAGGCGCCGTACGCAGCGGCCGCCGTGCTGCGCAGCACCTGCTCAAGATCTGA
- a CDS encoding ABC transporter ATP-binding protein yields MAGQPVVEVVGLGKTVESGGAPLIILQDISFSVMPGETVAIVGASGSGKSTLLGLLAGLDIPSAGEIRLDGLALASLDEDARAVQRGKLLGFVFQSFQLLPSLTALENVMLPLELAGSKASTTTAQGWLERVGLSHRLRHYPKHLSGGEQQRVALARAFAPAPRLILADEPTGNLDAATGQQIIDLMFELNAKEGTTLILVTHDEAIAARCGRTLHIRGGRLA; encoded by the coding sequence ATGGCAGGACAACCAGTCGTTGAAGTGGTGGGTTTGGGCAAGACCGTCGAGAGTGGCGGCGCGCCGCTGATCATTCTGCAGGATATTTCCTTTTCGGTCATGCCGGGCGAAACGGTGGCGATCGTGGGTGCCTCGGGCTCCGGCAAGTCTACGTTGCTTGGCCTGCTCGCCGGCCTGGACATCCCGAGCGCCGGCGAAATCCGCCTCGACGGCCTGGCCCTGGCCAGCCTTGATGAAGATGCACGCGCCGTGCAGCGCGGCAAATTGCTCGGCTTCGTCTTCCAGTCCTTCCAGTTGCTGCCTTCGCTGACCGCGCTGGAAAACGTCATGCTGCCGCTGGAATTGGCCGGTTCCAAGGCGTCGACCACCACGGCGCAAGGCTGGCTGGAGCGGGTCGGCCTGAGCCATCGCCTCAGGCATTATCCGAAACACCTGTCCGGCGGCGAGCAGCAACGCGTTGCCCTGGCCCGCGCCTTTGCCCCGGCGCCGCGCCTGATCCTGGCCGACGAGCCGACCGGCAACCTTGATGCCGCCACCGGGCAGCAGATCATCGACCTGATGTTCGAACTGAATGCGAAGGAAGGCACGACGCTGATCCTGGTCACGCACGACGAGGCAATTGCGGCGCGTTGCGGCCGGACGCTGCATATCCGCGGCGGTCGACTGGCTTGA
- a CDS encoding arylesterase, producing MRLALFLLVLLFSTLPAQAAKTVLVMGDSLSAGYGIRPEQAWPALLDKRLAEKRLDYSVANLSISGETTAGGRARFAAALRQYQPAVVVIALGANDGLRGLQLVQMRDNLSAMTAAAQATGARVLLAGMRLPPNYGPYAEEFRSSFATVASGRKSALLPFLLETVASQPSLFQADNLHPTASAQPLILDHVWPALLPLLK from the coding sequence ATGCGGCTCGCTCTCTTCCTGTTGGTCCTGCTCTTTTCCACGCTCCCGGCCCAGGCCGCCAAAACCGTGCTGGTCATGGGCGACTCGCTCTCGGCCGGTTACGGCATTCGCCCGGAACAGGCCTGGCCGGCGCTGCTCGACAAACGTCTGGCGGAAAAACGCCTTGATTATAGCGTCGCCAACCTGTCGATCTCCGGCGAAACCACGGCCGGCGGGCGCGCCCGGTTCGCTGCCGCCCTGCGCCAGTACCAGCCGGCCGTCGTCGTCATCGCGCTCGGCGCCAACGACGGTCTGCGCGGTCTGCAACTGGTCCAGATGCGCGACAACCTCAGCGCCATGACGGCCGCCGCCCAGGCCACCGGCGCCCGTGTCCTGCTCGCCGGCATGCGCCTGCCGCCCAATTACGGGCCGTACGCCGAGGAATTCCGCAGCAGTTTCGCGACCGTGGCCAGCGGCAGAAAATCAGCACTGCTGCCCTTCCTGCTCGAAACGGTGGCCAGCCAGCCGTCCCTGTTTCAGGCCGACAACCTGCATCCGACCGCCAGCGCGCAGCCTTTAATCCTCGATCACGTCTGGCCGGCCCTGCTCCCCTTGCTAAAATAG
- the mnmH gene encoding tRNA 2-selenouridine(34) synthase MnmH has translation MKQPRPTLADLAAYDEIIDVRSPAEFAEDHIPGAISCPVLDDAQRAQVGTIYKQVSPFEAKKIGAALVSENIARHLRERFLDRPKHWKPLIYCWRGGDRSGSMTTIFRAIGWHAGQLDGGYKTWRTHVLARLGELPQNFDFRVLCGATGNAKTRILQAIAAAGEQVIDLETLASHKGSVLGVLPEQPQPAQKGFETALLQALTALDPSRPVYVEAESRKIGQLHLPDALLAAMRSGECLQVEADLEARVEFLLRDYDYFLTDPDFLIGRLETLRTLLSRELLNRWQQLARNADWQPLVRELLAEHYDPLYRRSQARSFAGIETSLKFAASDLSTAGVARLAERIIQSRTAQTA, from the coding sequence ATGAAACAGCCCCGCCCCACGCTTGCCGATCTCGCTGCCTACGACGAGATCATCGATGTCCGCTCGCCCGCCGAGTTTGCCGAAGACCATATCCCGGGCGCAATCAGCTGCCCGGTACTCGACGACGCACAACGCGCCCAGGTCGGTACCATCTACAAACAGGTGTCGCCCTTCGAGGCCAAGAAGATCGGCGCGGCGCTGGTTTCCGAAAACATCGCGCGCCACCTGCGCGAACGCTTCCTCGACCGGCCCAAGCACTGGAAGCCGCTGATCTATTGCTGGCGCGGCGGCGACCGCAGCGGTTCGATGACCACCATTTTCCGCGCCATCGGCTGGCATGCCGGGCAACTCGACGGCGGCTACAAGACCTGGCGCACGCATGTTCTGGCCCGCCTCGGTGAACTGCCGCAAAACTTCGATTTCCGTGTCCTGTGCGGCGCCACCGGCAATGCCAAGACGCGCATCCTGCAGGCGATCGCAGCCGCCGGCGAGCAGGTCATCGACCTCGAAACACTGGCCAGCCACAAAGGCTCGGTGCTTGGTGTCCTGCCCGAGCAGCCGCAACCGGCGCAAAAGGGCTTCGAAACCGCGCTGCTGCAGGCCTTGACCGCGCTCGACCCAAGCCGCCCGGTCTATGTCGAAGCGGAAAGCCGCAAGATCGGCCAGCTGCATCTGCCGGATGCGCTGCTTGCCGCCATGCGCAGCGGCGAATGCCTGCAGGTCGAAGCCGACCTCGAGGCGCGCGTCGAATTCCTGCTGCGCGATTACGACTATTTCCTGACCGATCCGGATTTCCTGATCGGCCGCCTGGAAACCCTGCGCACATTGCTCAGCCGCGAACTGCTCAACCGCTGGCAGCAACTGGCACGCAACGCCGACTGGCAGCCCCTGGTCCGCGAACTGCTGGCCGAACACTACGATCCGCTTTACCGCCGCTCGCAGGCGCGCAGTTTTGCCGGCATCGAAACATCCCTGAAATTTGCCGCCAGCGACCTGTCGACCGCTGGCGTCGCCCGCCTGGCCGAACGCATCATTCAGTCGCGCACGGCACAAACCGCCTGA
- a CDS encoding class I SAM-dependent methyltransferase — protein sequence MTGSLNEMPQIIPASPWVERHCPLIAAGGRVLDLACGSGRHVRLLAGRGHPVLAVDRNGEALAALAGLGNVETRQLDLEGDLWPLAGERFAGIVVTNYLWRPHLPAVLAMLAPGGVLIYETFMQGNAAYGKPSSPQFLLQPGELSEQVRGAGLRPVAFTEGYVEQPRPAMVQAVCAVRD from the coding sequence ATGACTGGCTCCTTGAACGAAATGCCGCAAATCATACCTGCATCGCCCTGGGTCGAACGCCATTGCCCGCTGATCGCCGCCGGCGGCCGTGTGCTTGATCTGGCCTGCGGCAGCGGTCGCCACGTCCGCCTGCTTGCCGGGCGCGGCCATCCGGTGCTGGCGGTGGATCGCAATGGCGAAGCGCTGGCTGCTCTGGCCGGCCTGGGTAATGTCGAAACCCGCCAGCTTGATCTTGAAGGCGACCTCTGGCCGCTGGCCGGCGAGCGTTTTGCCGGCATCGTTGTCACCAATTACCTGTGGCGGCCGCATCTGCCGGCGGTGCTCGCCATGCTGGCGCCGGGCGGCGTGCTGATCTACGAAACCTTCATGCAGGGCAATGCGGCTTACGGCAAGCCGTCCAGCCCGCAGTTCCTGCTGCAGCCGGGGGAGTTGTCGGAACAGGTCAGGGGCGCCGGCCTGCGGCCGGTCGCCTTCACCGAAGGCTACGTCGAGCAGCCGCGGCCGGCCATGGTTCAGGCGGTTTGTGCCGTGCGCGACTGA
- a CDS encoding OsmC family protein translates to MSDVVIVAENGQGRYQQEVRVGQHRLLADEPVSVSGGDAGPAPFDFLMAGLGACTSMTLRMYAERKELPLTGIKVTLSHEKIEVDGKLRDRIKREIALEGELSDSQRQRLLEIAGKCPVHRALSQSLLLECALIE, encoded by the coding sequence ATGTCGGATGTCGTCATCGTTGCAGAAAATGGTCAGGGAAGATACCAGCAGGAAGTCCGCGTCGGCCAGCACCGCCTGCTCGCCGACGAACCGGTCAGCGTTAGCGGCGGCGATGCCGGCCCGGCTCCGTTCGACTTTCTGATGGCCGGTCTCGGCGCCTGCACTTCGATGACGCTGCGCATGTACGCCGAACGCAAGGAACTGCCGCTGACCGGCATCAAGGTGACACTCAGCCACGAAAAAATCGAAGTCGATGGCAAACTGCGCGACCGGATCAAGCGCGAGATCGCGCTGGAAGGCGAACTCAGCGACTCCCAACGCCAGCGCCTGCTGGAAATTGCCGGGAAATGCCCGGTTCACCGCGCGCTTTCACAGTCGCTGCTCCTCGAATGCGCGCTGATTGAATAA